One stretch of Oncorhynchus gorbuscha isolate QuinsamMale2020 ecotype Even-year linkage group LG21, OgorEven_v1.0, whole genome shotgun sequence DNA includes these proteins:
- the LOC124008381 gene encoding gastrula zinc finger protein XlCGF57.1-like produces the protein MPRKTHSCRDCGESFALTADLQKHVTLTKKRLSECVFCNKHYKSTCKLKAHVRLCHGVKPFTCPVCGKTFKLKKYLSRHIRMHTGERSFICGDCGKSFYRKENLTMHMRTHTGEKLFSCGDCGKSFSIKNNLTMHKLIHTGEKPFSCGYCGKSFSQKGDLGRHILIHTGEKPFSCDDCDKSFRHKGSLTKHIWTHTGEKPFSCGDCGKNFYRKEHLTVHLLTHTGEKPFICGDCGKSFNQKGSLKAHILIHTGEKLFICGDCGKSFSLKKHLTVHILTHTGEKPFSCSDCGKSFSQKAHLNNHIRTHTGEKPFICFDCGKSFSQKGVLGRHILTHTGEKSFSCCDCGKSFSLKDHLNKHILTHTGEKPFSCCYCGKSFSQKGVLGRHIRTHTGEKPFSCGDCGKSFSQKVVLGRHIRTHTGEKPFSCGDCGKSFSVKRNLIKHKRIHAGEKQHGCSVCDKIFTQKTNLLRHVKNNHKESK, from the coding sequence ATGCCTAGAAAAACTCACAGCTGCCGTGACTGTGGTGAATCttttgctctgacagctgatctGCAGAAGCATGTGACTCTCACCAAGAAGAGACTCAGTGAATGTGTCTTCTGCAATAAACACTACAAATCCACCTGTAAACTAAAGGCCCATGTCCGACTCTGTCACGGTGTGAAACCTTTCACCTGTCCTGTTTGTGGAAAGACCTTCAAACTAAAGAAATATCTGTCCAGACACATCAGGATGCACACAGGAGAGAGATCATTTatctgtggtgactgtgggaagagcttcTATCGCAAGGAGAACCTAACTATGCATATGCGGactcacacaggggagaaattATTCAGCTGTGGTGACTGCGGGAAAAGCTTCAGTATCAAGAATAACCTAACCATGCATAAActgattcacacaggagagaaaccatttagTTGTGGTtactgtgggaagagcttcagtcAGAAGGGGGACCTAGGGAGGCATATATTgattcacacaggggagaaaccattTAGCTGTGATGACTGTGATAAAAGTTTCAGACACAAGGGTTCACTAACCAAACATATAtggactcacacaggagagaaaccgttTAGTTGTGGCGACTGTGGGAAAAACTTTTATCGTAAGGAACACTTAACCGTGCATCTactgactcacacaggagagaaaccatttatttgtggtgactgtgggaaaagctttAATCAGAAGGGGTCCCTTAAGGCACATATAttgattcacacaggagagaaattatttatctgtggtgactgtgggaaaagcttcagTCTGAAGAAGCACTTAACTGTGCATATactgactcacacaggagagaaaccatttagctgtagtgactgtgggaaaagcttcagTCAGAAGGCCCACCTAAATAATCATATCCgtactcacacaggagagaaaccgttTATCTGCTTTGACTGTGGAAAAAGCTTCAGTCAAAAGGGGGTCCTAGGGAGGCACATACTGactcacacaggggagaaatcaTTTAGCTGTTGTGACTGTGGGAAAAGTTTCAGTCTGAAGGACCACCTAAATAAGCACATactgactcacacaggagagaaaccatttagctgttgttactgtgggaaaagcttcagTCAGAAGGGGGTCCTAGGGAGACACATACGGACTCACACGGGAGAGAAACCATTTAGCTGTGGagactgtgggaaaagcttcagTCAGAAAGTGGTCCTGGGGAGACACATAcggactcacacaggagagaaaccattcaGCTGTGGagactgtgggaaaagcttcagTGTCAAGAGAAACTTAATCAAACACAAACGGATTCACGCAGGAGAGAAACAACATGGCTGCTCAGTCTGTGATAAAATATTCACTCAGAAGACTAATCTGTTGAGGCATGTCAAAAACAACCACAAAGAAAGTAAatga